A region from the Campylobacter blaseri genome encodes:
- a CDS encoding VWA domain-containing protein encodes MKNEFSKYKELAALANNVYYDKYHIPTGYNEEYVVQNTTSGFAATLYVKDGQKILAIRGTEFKTDFIRDLIIADGNLAVNSLPKSQYADMVKFINDNKDKLKGVTIVGHSLGGTLAQIACKSFPNLFDECYTFNAPSGKDLLNTKIYKDKNNRYFWIGNEQVNFNHYLDNKLGEALYEYQNSNSITTKVTDIVAKDGVETIANLWWKDRFGDVIEVSGNSHSIKDLTEILYFYNEMIKRGASEESVTSYLSGFYNNSSIVMQGSVAQIVEKTMNEIDEIINGNKSNKNLMDIFLSNEENNINYKIDLLNPNSLITTTPNMPELYALVNLNPFIVSNISSNAYDELEKHKYEYSKEYIKDKAKMLLKALKSSSVVGEYYKDYETGIVLKPMFDESGIVTDSLHNQFIFGTNSNDTIENIRSNSGKNTFTKIYTLAGDDTITVLGGNSHIEAGSGNDTIDLRNITNKESINEIYADNKNGKDDENGGNDTIYGSAGEDKMFGGKGFDTYYAGDKDIIEDSDGKGEVHFNNINLTGAKEKVKDKKDTYEDDKFIYKYNESSLTLKVLTKDEKQSLTIKNYKKDEKSLGINLIDKLGKEVAIVIDTTGSMGDDIQTAKNNAKLIANNIFKSNTDKNVYSKISIVTFSDNNIRTIGTYDNYASFQSGINSVNIEYGGREYHCAAMIEGMRNFTPNNGLSKEIYLMTDEGGDDNHRMNEVIAMANNFGVSLSRSLDNSNVYDNSVKINIISINSNMEHLKNYSDKTGGLYFQPNNLDELADALFDASNLGTNSNETIIGNEKDNIINGKGGNDVLQGGNGSDTYIFEANFGKNTIIETNKNNIDKNIIKFTDDTTINELSFTNKKDDLIIKKEDNQITIKDFYKNEEKISFIEFKDGKTLNYDDILTITSKDIVKFGLKDENYLNTNFKSAYLKADTNTKTHLSGGYKNDILIGENENDNIDGEFGKDILIGGKGDDKLQGGFGDDVYIYHKGDGKDIIKDSGGNDTLILKGLSKDDVELSIKNKDLVINVKDTDDNIIIKNHYRWIFGKHNEIENIIFDKDNKLDTSYINDCISSSTINKVIEQLNSYSDNNGLINITSDDIKNNTNSMQLVMSGWGS; translated from the coding sequence ATGAAAAATGAATTTTCAAAATATAAAGAATTGGCAGCATTGGCAAATAATGTTTATTATGATAAGTATCACATACCAACGGGCTACAATGAAGAATATGTCGTGCAAAACACTACTTCTGGATTTGCAGCAACTTTATATGTTAAAGACGGTCAAAAAATACTAGCTATAAGAGGGACTGAATTTAAAACAGATTTTATTAGAGACCTAATAATAGCAGATGGTAATCTTGCTGTAAATTCTTTGCCTAAGTCTCAATATGCAGATATGGTTAAATTTATAAATGATAACAAAGATAAATTAAAAGGTGTAACTATAGTAGGACACTCTCTTGGTGGAACATTGGCTCAAATAGCTTGCAAATCTTTTCCAAATTTATTTGATGAGTGTTATACATTCAATGCACCTAGTGGTAAAGATCTTTTAAATACTAAAATATATAAAGATAAAAATAATAGGTATTTTTGGATAGGAAATGAACAAGTTAATTTTAATCATTATCTTGATAATAAATTAGGCGAAGCTTTATATGAATATCAAAACTCTAATAGTATAACAACAAAAGTAACTGATATAGTTGCTAAAGATGGAGTTGAAACTATAGCAAATTTATGGTGGAAAGATAGATTTGGTGATGTTATTGAAGTATCAGGCAACTCTCACTCCATAAAAGATTTGACTGAAATTTTATATTTTTATAATGAGATGATAAAAAGAGGTGCAAGCGAAGAAAGTGTTACAAGCTATCTAAGTGGATTTTATAATAACTCAAGCATAGTTATGCAAGGAAGTGTGGCACAAATAGTTGAAAAAACTATGAATGAAATAGATGAGATTATAAATGGTAATAAAAGCAATAAAAATTTAATGGATATATTTTTATCAAATGAAGAAAATAATATAAATTATAAGATAGATTTGTTAAATCCAAACTCACTCATAACCACAACACCAAATATGCCAGAACTCTATGCTTTGGTAAATTTAAATCCTTTTATAGTTTCAAATATATCATCAAATGCTTACGATGAACTTGAAAAACATAAATATGAGTATTCAAAGGAATATATAAAAGATAAAGCTAAAATGCTTTTAAAAGCACTTAAATCCAGTTCTGTAGTTGGAGAGTATTATAAAGATTATGAAACTGGTATAGTTCTTAAACCTATGTTTGATGAAAGTGGAATTGTAACAGATAGTCTACATAATCAATTTATATTTGGCACAAACTCGAATGACACTATTGAAAACATAAGATCAAATTCAGGTAAAAATACCTTCACCAAAATTTATACTTTAGCTGGAGATGATACCATAACTGTTTTAGGCGGTAACTCGCATATAGAAGCAGGAAGTGGTAATGACACTATAGATTTAAGAAATATAACAAATAAAGAATCTATAAATGAAATTTATGCTGATAATAAAAATGGCAAAGATGATGAAAATGGTGGTAATGACACTATCTACGGAAGTGCTGGAGAAGATAAAATGTTTGGTGGCAAAGGTTTTGACACCTACTATGCAGGAGACAAAGATATCATAGAAGATAGTGATGGTAAAGGAGAGGTTCATTTTAATAATATAAATCTAACTGGAGCAAAAGAAAAAGTTAAAGATAAAAAAGATACTTATGAAGATGACAAGTTTATATATAAATACAATGAATCAAGCTTAACTTTAAAAGTTTTAACTAAAGATGAAAAACAAAGCTTAACCATAAAAAACTATAAAAAAGATGAAAAAAGTTTAGGGATAAATTTAATTGATAAATTAGGAAAAGAAGTTGCTATAGTTATAGATACAACTGGTTCAATGGGTGATGATATACAAACTGCTAAAAATAATGCTAAATTAATAGCTAATAATATATTTAAATCAAATACAGATAAAAATGTGTATTCTAAAATTTCAATTGTAACATTTAGTGATAACAACATAAGAACAATAGGAACTTATGATAACTATGCTTCTTTTCAAAGTGGAATTAATAGTGTGAATATTGAATATGGCGGAAGAGAATATCATTGTGCTGCTATGATAGAGGGCATGAGAAACTTTACTCCAAATAATGGACTTAGTAAAGAGATATACCTTATGACTGATGAAGGTGGAGATGATAACCATAGAATGAACGAAGTTATAGCTATGGCAAATAATTTTGGAGTCTCTTTAAGCAGAAGTCTAGATAATAGCAATGTTTATGATAATAGTGTAAAAATAAACATAATATCTATAAACTCAAATATGGAGCATCTAAAAAACTATAGTGATAAAACAGGTGGCTTGTATTTTCAACCAAATAACTTAGATGAGTTAGCTGATGCTTTATTTGATGCAAGCAATCTAGGCACAAATAGCAATGAAACAATAATAGGAAATGAAAAAGATAATATCATAAATGGTAAAGGTGGTAATGATGTATTACAAGGTGGCAACGGAAGTGATACCTACATATTTGAAGCAAACTTTGGAAAAAATACTATCATAGAAACAAATAAAAATAATATTGATAAAAACATCATTAAATTTACAGATGACACAACTATAAATGAACTAAGTTTTACTAACAAAAAAGATGATTTAATAATTAAAAAAGAAGATAATCAAATAACCATAAAAGACTTTTATAAAAATGAAGAGAAGATATCTTTTATAGAGTTTAAAGATGGAAAAACTTTAAACTATGATGATATTTTAACTATAACTTCAAAAGATATAGTTAAATTTGGTTTAAAAGATGAAAACTATTTAAATACAAATTTCAAATCAGCTTATCTTAAAGCAGATACAAACACAAAGACACATCTAAGTGGCGGATATAAAAATGATATTTTAATAGGTGAAAATGAAAATGATAACATTGATGGAGAATTTGGTAAAGATATATTAATTGGGGGTAAAGGAGATGACAAACTTCAAGGAGGCTTTGGAGATGATGTTTATATATATCATAAAGGAGATGGAAAAGATATTATAAAAGATAGTGGAGGAAATGATACACTTATACTAAAAGGTTTATCAAAAGATGATGTAGAGCTTAGCATAAAAAATAAAGATTTAGTTATAAATGTAAAAGATACAGATGATAACATAATAATTAAAAATCATTACAGATGGATATTTGGAAAACATAATGAAATTGAAAACATTATATTTGACAAAGATAATAAACTAGATACATCTTATATAAATGATTGTATAAGCTCATCAACAATAAACAAAGTCATAGAACAACTAAACTCCTACTCAGACAATAATGGTTTAATAAACATCACTAGTGATGATATAAAAAATAATACAAATTCAATGCAACTTGTTATGAGTGGATGGGGAAGTTAA
- a CDS encoding Mbeg1-like protein has translation MDTSANVITTMGIISDEVYSDQGQGYFKNKNELSANGIEYDIIDRIDNSGSDGLQALLLKNGDQYVIAFRGTEMGSAKDWFADLLAGVKNINPQYYSARKFVNDAIKQYGIDKSNLTLTGHSLGGILTQQVGASLGIKGYAYNPWGSDALVKYPQNGSLNIIARVLDAVGIYNSSAESFAKENIVNISYQDEGLLNGDILSNFATGIISKHLGKFIPIFGKNVGLSAHKIGPLNEAIKDYNTTLSHFNSNVTYEKLTTAYLSTAMIHKGQGYEKLNEEFKKIGVFNASNNSLNLNVLTPNSLITTTPNIAELYALVNLNPFIVSNISSNAYNELEKYKDEYSKGYIDDKLRMLSKALVSSSVFGEYYKDYESGVELRLAFDESGFVTDSPHNQFIFGTNKNDTIQNIKSTLDKNTHTKIYTLGGDDTITVLGGSSYIEAGSGNDTIDLRNITNKKSKNEIYADNKNAKDDENGGSDTIYGSAGKDTIYGGKGNDTYYVGDKDIIQDSDGEGSVIFDNTNLYLSLVA, from the coding sequence ATGGATACAAGTGCAAATGTAATCACAACAATGGGTATTATTTCGGATGAAGTGTATTCTGATCAAGGTCAGGGTTATTTTAAAAATAAAAATGAATTATCTGCTAATGGTATAGAATATGATATTATAGATCGTATTGATAATTCAGGTTCAGATGGGCTACAAGCTCTCTTACTGAAAAACGGAGATCAATATGTCATCGCATTTAGAGGAACAGAGATGGGAAGTGCCAAAGATTGGTTTGCTGATCTTTTGGCAGGTGTTAAAAATATTAACCCCCAATATTATAGTGCTAGAAAGTTTGTCAATGATGCAATTAAACAATATGGAATTGATAAATCAAACCTTACCCTTACAGGACATAGCTTGGGTGGGATTTTAACTCAACAAGTTGGAGCAAGTTTGGGCATAAAAGGTTATGCTTATAACCCTTGGGGATCTGATGCACTTGTTAAATATCCTCAAAATGGCTCACTTAATATCATAGCAAGGGTTCTTGATGCTGTAGGTATATATAACTCTTCTGCTGAATCTTTTGCAAAAGAAAATATTGTTAACATATCTTATCAAGATGAAGGCTTATTGAATGGCGATATACTTTCAAATTTTGCAACAGGAATTATATCCAAGCATCTAGGTAAATTTATACCTATATTTGGTAAAAATGTAGGATTAAGTGCACATAAAATAGGTCCACTTAATGAAGCTATAAAAGACTATAACACCACATTATCTCATTTTAATTCAAATGTAACTTATGAAAAACTAACAACTGCTTATCTTTCAACTGCAATGATTCATAAAGGACAAGGTTATGAAAAATTAAATGAAGAGTTTAAAAAAATAGGAGTATTTAATGCTTCTAATAATTCACTAAATTTAAATGTGCTTACACCAAACTCACTCATAACCACAACACCAAATATAGCAGAACTCTATGCTTTGGTAAATTTAAATCCTTTTATAGTTTCAAATATATCATCAAATGCTTACAATGAGCTTGAAAAATATAAAGATGAGTATTCAAAAGGGTATATAGACGATAAACTTAGAATGCTTTCAAAAGCACTTGTGTCTAGTTCTGTATTTGGAGAGTATTATAAAGATTATGAAAGCGGTGTAGAGCTAAGACTAGCATTTGATGAAAGTGGATTTGTAACAGATAGTCCACATAATCAATTTATATTTGGCACAAATAAAAATGACACTATTCAAAACATAAAATCAACACTAGATAAAAACACGCACACTAAGATTTATACTTTAGGTGGAGATGATACCATAACTGTTTTAGGTGGTAGCTCATATATAGAAGCAGGAAGCGGCAATGACACTATAGATTTAAGAAATATAACAAACAAAAAATCTAAAAATGAAATTTATGCTGATAATAAAAATGCTAAAGATGATGAAAATGGTGGTAGTGACACCATTTACGGTAGTGCTGGAAAGGATACTATTTATGGTGGCAAAGGCAATGACACCTACTATGTAGGAGATAAAGATATTATACAAGATAGTGATGGTGAAGGAAGTGTGATATTTGATAACACAAACTTATATTTAAGTTTAGTAGCATAA
- a CDS encoding VWA domain-containing protein, protein MKQINLSIDELNAETITNLYLYGKKDKPSFEELKSGSFMNRENITLYVSDIDEYMKSFGRFANASQIEKVSNFFSDDFGKNVKKGERKDYELNEIPGKRSYSFKQVDFKGKNEKEWAERTYMFNTQLYFLTKNAKFVIDENGNKYIENFAILPGKEDFDFKGGSWIVDIGNSLIKNDIDPYNIGKTLKITYPSYKKENINNPDYNNYGKLIKYSFSDYKNDIKRYDEENYGTYIGLLQPMSKLVDKLWDNGTTKFIDDKGKTIVYGSENSDILSTENLDGKIKFYYNKNRIKGIHYIGGSGSDTIKGTEAEDILEGGDGNDTLIGGDKKDTMFGGKGFDTYYAGDKDIIEDSDGKGEVHFNNINLTGAKEKVKDKKDTYEDDKFIYKYNESSLTLKVLTKDEKQSLTIKNYKKDEKSLGINLIDKLGKEVAIVIDTTGSMGDDIQTAKNNAKLIANNIFKSNTDKNVYSKISIVTFSDNNIRTIGTYDNYASFQSGINSVNIEYGGREYHCAAMIEGMRNFTPNNGLSKEIYLMTDEGGDDNHRMNEVIAMANNFGVSLSRSLDNSNVYDNSVKINIISINSNMEHLKNYSDKTGGLYFQPNNLDELADALFDASNLGTNSNETIIGNEKDNIINGKGGNDVLQGGNGSDTYIFEANFGKNTIIETNKNNIDKNIIKFTDDTTINELSFTNKKDDLIIKKEDNQITIKDFYKNEEKISFIEFKDGKTLNYDDILTITSKDIVKFGLKDENYLNTNFKSAYLKADTNTKTHLSGGYKNDILIGENENDNIDGEFGKDILIGGKGDDKLQGGFGDDVYIYHKGDGKDIIKDSGGNDTLILKGLSKDDVELSIKNKDLVINVKDTDDNIIIKNHYRWIFGKHNEIENIIFDKDNKLDTSYINDCISSSTINKVIEQLNSYSDNNGLINITSDDIKNNTNSMQLVMSGWGS, encoded by the coding sequence ATGAAACAAATTAATTTAAGTATAGATGAATTGAATGCTGAAACTATAACAAATTTATATCTATATGGCAAAAAGGATAAACCTTCATTTGAAGAGCTGAAAAGTGGTTCATTTATGAATAGAGAAAATATTACATTGTATGTATCTGATATAGATGAATATATGAAATCTTTTGGGAGATTTGCTAATGCCTCTCAAATAGAAAAAGTTTCAAATTTTTTTAGTGATGACTTTGGTAAAAATGTTAAAAAGGGGGAAAGAAAGGATTATGAACTAAACGAAATACCCGGTAAAAGAAGCTATAGTTTTAAACAAGTTGATTTTAAAGGGAAAAATGAAAAAGAATGGGCAGAGAGAACTTATATGTTTAATACTCAGCTTTATTTTCTAACAAAGAATGCTAAATTTGTTATTGATGAAAATGGAAATAAGTATATTGAAAATTTTGCTATACTTCCTGGGAAAGAAGATTTTGATTTTAAAGGAGGTAGTTGGATTGTAGATATAGGAAATAGTTTAATTAAGAATGATATTGATCCATATAATATAGGAAAAACATTAAAAATAACGTATCCTAGCTATAAAAAAGAAAATATTAATAATCCAGATTATAATAATTATGGAAAATTGATAAAGTATAGTTTTAGCGATTATAAAAATGACATAAAAAGATATGACGAAGAAAATTATGGAACATATATTGGCTTATTGCAGCCAATGAGCAAGCTAGTGGATAAATTGTGGGATAATGGTACTACTAAATTTATAGATGATAAAGGTAAGACTATTGTATATGGTTCTGAAAATAGCGATATCTTGTCTACAGAAAATCTTGATGGTAAAATAAAATTTTATTATAATAAAAATAGAATAAAAGGAATTCACTATATTGGTGGAAGTGGTTCTGACACCATAAAAGGAACGGAGGCTGAAGATATCTTAGAAGGTGGAGATGGAAATGATACTTTAATAGGTGGAGATAAAAAAGACACTATGTTTGGTGGCAAAGGTTTTGACACCTACTATGCAGGAGACAAAGATATCATAGAAGATAGTGATGGTAAAGGAGAGGTTCATTTTAATAATATAAATCTAACTGGAGCAAAAGAAAAAGTTAAAGATAAAAAAGATACTTATGAAGATGACAAGTTTATATATAAATACAATGAATCAAGCTTAACTTTAAAAGTTTTAACTAAAGATGAAAAACAAAGCTTAACCATAAAAAACTATAAAAAAGATGAAAAAAGTTTAGGGATAAATTTAATTGATAAATTAGGAAAAGAAGTTGCTATAGTTATAGATACAACTGGTTCAATGGGTGATGATATACAAACTGCTAAAAATAATGCTAAATTAATAGCTAATAATATATTTAAATCAAATACAGATAAAAATGTGTATTCTAAAATTTCAATTGTAACATTTAGTGATAACAACATAAGAACAATAGGAACTTATGATAACTATGCTTCTTTTCAAAGTGGAATTAATAGTGTGAATATTGAATATGGCGGAAGAGAATATCATTGTGCTGCTATGATAGAGGGCATGAGAAACTTTACTCCAAATAATGGACTTAGTAAAGAGATATACCTTATGACTGATGAAGGTGGAGATGATAACCATAGAATGAACGAAGTTATAGCTATGGCAAATAATTTTGGAGTCTCTTTAAGCAGAAGTCTAGATAATAGCAATGTTTATGATAATAGTGTAAAAATAAACATAATATCTATAAACTCAAATATGGAGCATCTAAAAAACTATAGTGATAAAACAGGTGGCTTGTATTTTCAACCAAATAACTTAGATGAGTTAGCTGATGCTTTATTTGATGCAAGCAATCTAGGCACAAATAGCAATGAAACAATAATAGGAAATGAAAAAGATAATATCATAAATGGTAAAGGTGGTAATGATGTATTACAAGGTGGCAACGGAAGTGATACCTACATATTTGAAGCAAACTTTGGAAAAAATACTATCATAGAAACAAATAAAAATAATATTGATAAAAACATCATTAAATTTACAGATGACACAACTATAAATGAACTAAGTTTTACTAACAAAAAAGATGATTTAATAATTAAAAAAGAAGATAATCAAATAACCATAAAAGACTTTTATAAAAATGAAGAGAAGATATCTTTTATAGAGTTTAAAGATGGAAAAACTTTAAACTATGATGATATTTTAACTATAACTTCAAAAGATATAGTTAAATTTGGTTTAAAAGATGAAAACTATTTAAATACAAATTTCAAATCAGCTTATCTTAAAGCAGATACAAACACAAAGACACATCTAAGTGGCGGATATAAAAATGATATTTTAATAGGTGAAAATGAAAATGATAACATTGATGGAGAATTTGGTAAAGATATATTAATTGGGGGTAAAGGAGATGACAAACTTCAAGGAGGCTTTGGAGATGATGTTTATATATATCATAAAGGAGATGGAAAAGATATTATAAAAGATAGTGGAGGAAATGATACACTTATACTAAAAGGTTTATCAAAAGATGATGTAGAGCTTAGCATAAAAAATAAAGATTTAGTTATAAATGTAAAAGATACAGATGATAACATAATAATTAAAAATCATTACAGATGGATATTTGGAAAACATAATGAAATTGAAAACATTATATTTGACAAAGATAATAAACTAGATACATCTTATATAAATGATTGTATAAGCTCATCAACAATAAATAAAGTTATAGAACAACTAAACTCCTACTCAGACAATAATGGTTTAATAAACATCACTAGTGATGATATAAAAAATAATACAAATTCAATGCAACTTGTTATGAGTGGATGGGGAAGTTAA
- a CDS encoding pentapeptide repeat-containing protein produces the protein MDLDINAILKIQENIEQTELEKIKKLGIVSSIAESNDSLKLYSIKKSKYNNQTFFILNGFVFDSKLKSENSMDLEKYLQNDELNIILNQCFYEKNQTTIKNLKELKRKIIICNCKLPDISSCEFENELITCNSDNVSFSGCKFADKVYVEGDVSFNTCEFCEDVISKNADSNMCFASSIFNKSFELSSENDLKNINFEASNFKQKIILDIKKFNVVNFALSTFESYFDLRGKCFNGEEINFTKAIFEQSVSFYRSIFECEIILEQAQFTKDATFSQANFKNILKLNKTKFNDEVKFYKTQFNKIILTEAYCANKANFSNAKFNDKAYFTDTIFKMNANFKSAIFHDDARFLNTEFHGEINFKDTVFNGEANFKTDKNVIFAKEANFSNTTFEKNAYFNNRIFEDFVDFHEANFKKVACFYSVIFKKPVNFSSSIFDGALNFVNAKTDFTYEEFKKFIEHKSINDDQNKEIDECIKVTNDFRDGFRLIKHTLSNKGNALDASLFHRLELYCKELEIEIGFRLENPKVKKNEKDKAVSFINKTQSIPKNKNNLEMFLDLITLKLYRNTSDHHTNLFKIINFTILSIAIYMSSLYIFDNFLLEIMINKPDGLIMLMIPICFAALVIYLMYLVIKYKNLWMIPMLKIFIYAIFSMMIIIKAIDYSIYSIAFILLYLLLYIIFFYLIRFNFICFIICLIFISIFLDNPTLMTPFTGMIISEQMVKSKFESYKTIYDNNSLNNMLWDANFTNVKNENKLNFIIKNRKIILERLDYDKTPLITFIKQPIGSIQKLIDYYTGNKNIQKTEAPKKSYTKALNALKHDEIMQKVQKSSNLLYSFNMLLVFYSLAKTARKNSLIPN, from the coding sequence ATGGACTTAGATATAAATGCCATTTTAAAGATTCAAGAAAACATAGAACAAACAGAGCTTGAAAAAATTAAAAAATTAGGAATTGTTTCTAGTATTGCAGAATCAAATGATTCATTAAAATTATACTCAATTAAAAAATCAAAATATAACAATCAAACTTTTTTCATTCTAAATGGCTTTGTTTTCGACTCAAAATTAAAATCTGAAAACTCTATGGACTTAGAAAAATATTTACAAAATGATGAATTAAATATCATTCTTAATCAATGTTTTTATGAGAAAAACCAAACAACAATTAAAAATTTAAAGGAACTTAAGCGAAAAATCATAATTTGCAATTGTAAACTTCCTGATATTAGTTCTTGTGAATTTGAAAATGAATTAATTACATGCAACAGCGATAATGTTAGTTTTAGCGGATGTAAATTTGCAGACAAAGTTTACGTTGAAGGAGATGTTAGTTTTAATACATGTGAATTTTGTGAAGATGTTATTTCTAAAAATGCTGATAGTAATATGTGTTTTGCAAGTAGTATTTTTAATAAATCTTTTGAATTGAGTTCAGAAAATGATTTAAAAAATATAAATTTTGAAGCATCTAATTTTAAGCAAAAAATCATTTTAGATATTAAAAAATTTAATGTTGTAAATTTTGCATTATCTACATTTGAATCTTATTTTGATTTAAGGGGCAAATGTTTTAATGGAGAAGAGATAAATTTTACCAAGGCTATTTTTGAGCAATCTGTAAGTTTTTACAGGAGTATATTTGAATGTGAAATCATTTTAGAACAAGCTCAATTTACAAAAGATGCAACTTTTAGTCAAGCAAATTTTAAAAATATACTTAAATTAAATAAAACAAAGTTTAACGATGAAGTAAAATTTTATAAAACACAATTTAATAAAATAATATTAACAGAAGCATATTGTGCAAATAAAGCAAATTTTTCAAATGCAAAATTTAACGATAAAGCTTATTTTACGGATACGATTTTTAAAATGAATGCAAATTTTAAATCTGCTATTTTTCATGATGATGCAAGATTTTTAAATACAGAGTTTCATGGCGAAATAAACTTTAAAGATACAGTATTTAATGGTGAAGCAAATTTTAAAACAGATAAAAATGTTATTTTTGCAAAAGAGGCAAATTTTAGCAACACAACTTTTGAAAAAAATGCTTATTTTAACAATAGAATTTTTGAAGATTTTGTTGATTTTCACGAAGCTAATTTCAAAAAAGTTGCTTGTTTTTATAGTGTGATATTTAAAAAACCAGTTAATTTCTCATCAAGTATTTTTGATGGTGCTTTAAATTTTGTTAATGCAAAAACTGATTTTACATACGAAGAATTTAAAAAATTCATTGAACATAAAAGCATAAATGATGACCAAAATAAAGAAATAGATGAATGTATAAAAGTAACAAATGATTTTAGAGACGGCTTTAGGCTTATAAAACATACTCTAAGCAACAAAGGCAATGCGCTAGATGCAAGTTTGTTTCATCGTTTGGAATTATATTGTAAAGAGCTGGAGATAGAGATAGGATTTAGACTAGAAAATCCAAAGGTTAAAAAGAATGAAAAGGATAAGGCGGTAAGTTTTATTAATAAAACACAAAGCATACCTAAAAATAAAAATAATCTAGAGATGTTTTTAGATTTAATAACATTAAAATTATATAGAAATACTAGTGATCATCATACAAATTTATTTAAAATAATAAACTTCACTATTCTAAGCATCGCTATATATATGTCGTCTTTATATATTTTTGATAATTTTTTATTGGAAATAATGATTAATAAGCCTGATGGATTGATAATGTTAATGATACCAATTTGTTTTGCTGCATTGGTAATATATCTAATGTATTTAGTGATAAAGTACAAAAATTTATGGATGATCCCAATGTTAAAAATATTCATATATGCTATTTTTTCCATGATGATTATAATCAAAGCAATAGATTATTCTATTTATAGCATTGCTTTTATACTTTTGTACTTATTGCTATATATCATATTTTTTTATTTGATTAGGTTTAATTTTATATGCTTTATAATTTGTTTAATTTTTATTTCTATATTTCTTGATAATCCTACTTTAATGACACCGTTTACTGGCATGATTATATCAGAACAAATGGTTAAAAGTAAATTTGAATCATATAAAACAATATATGATAATAACAGTCTAAATAATATGCTTTGGGATGCAAATTTTACCAATGTAAAAAATGAAAATAAACTAAATTTTATAATTAAAAATAGAAAAATTATTTTAGAAAGATTAGATTATGATAAAACGCCATTAATTACTTTTATAAAACAACCTATAGGAAGTATTCAAAAATTAATAGATTATTATACTGGTAATAAAAATATACAAAAAACAGAAGCGCCTAAAAAGTCATACACCAAAGCCTTAAATGCTCTAAAGCATGATGAGATAATGCAAAAAGTACAAAAGAGTTCAAATTTACTTTATAGTTTTAATATGTTGCTTGTCTTTTATTCACTTGCTAAAACTGCACGTAAAAACTCGCTTATACCAAACTAA